One Candidatus Hydrogenedentota bacterium DNA window includes the following coding sequences:
- a CDS encoding helix-turn-helix domain-containing protein, producing MRPPGSPDDLERRRARAIDLLQRGHPPVEVARVLGVDRRSARRWHAAFRAQGAAELARKPPPGRPPKLDVPEACPAGD from the coding sequence ATGCGACCCCCTGGAAGTCCCGATGATTTGGAGCGGCGGCGGGCCCGCGCCATCGATTTGCTGCAGCGGGGCCACCCGCCCGTCGAGGTGGCTCGGGTGCTTGGCGTGGACCGGCGAAGCGCTCGGCGCTGGCATGCGGCCTTCCGCGCGCAGGGGGCAGCAGAGCTTGCCCGGAAGCCGCCGCCGGGCCGCCCGCCGAAGCTGGACGTCCCAGAAG
- a CDS encoding WD40 repeat domain-containing protein: MPANTIVFVAVCVVFLAVTAAGGLHAYAALVEDLGVPVTAVTYGNSHAVLAPGPNGQGDMFYTSYYVSTGCELVGCDFRDGRTGRTKLPSQGGYGVALGLDGSIYVGGVNPGDLYRYDPKTDALATINVKQFGVDYIWDLAVGPDGAVYCAAGYPKTKLIAFTPASGEVRDLGELAPPEQYLRSVCVDRFGRVWCGIGTHARLIVYDPADGSRREVLPESFAASSCVYALAPCGRYVVAHVSFDGVLLVFDAERQELVRTVPRLEGDEAWTLARSGRDDVMYITSWPSLRTFRYDVETGERTPLPLRMDQIKIVDGDRWVHAIDDQDYVVYDLQEERETFRSSLVQGGDGMAVFALTNGPDGNVYGGTYINMHLFHCDTASGALQDLGKFSRWAGQVDSMSLGRDGRIYLGAYVHAVISVYDPALPWRPGREPDSNPREIGPLGKGQYRTQANCLGPDGHLYVGSIPAYNSAAAGAFSICDLRTGAKDVRLNVVPGGAVHALVSDEQYVYGAGGGEFFVYDPAADVKRFSLTRAVTAMAVLRDGKVCLSGNGTLCVYDRERNAISADTNNPAGDFSHMCSGANGTAYGVNAGHIARVGPDGVSVEVLTDEGGTYIATDSKGRVYFARGPRLLRCTPPESPGKP; the protein is encoded by the coding sequence GTGCCCGCGAATACGATAGTCTTCGTTGCGGTTTGTGTTGTGTTTCTCGCAGTCACGGCAGCAGGCGGCTTGCATGCGTATGCAGCCCTCGTGGAGGACCTGGGCGTTCCCGTAACGGCGGTAACGTATGGGAACAGTCATGCCGTTCTGGCACCGGGCCCGAATGGGCAAGGCGACATGTTCTACACCTCGTACTACGTCTCGACGGGATGCGAACTCGTGGGATGCGATTTCCGGGACGGGCGCACGGGTCGCACAAAGCTGCCTTCCCAAGGCGGCTACGGTGTGGCCCTCGGCCTGGACGGCTCCATATACGTTGGCGGCGTGAATCCCGGCGATTTGTACCGCTATGACCCGAAGACCGATGCGCTAGCCACGATCAACGTCAAGCAATTTGGCGTGGACTACATATGGGACTTGGCGGTGGGGCCGGACGGCGCGGTGTATTGCGCAGCGGGATATCCGAAGACCAAACTCATCGCGTTCACGCCCGCGTCCGGAGAAGTCCGTGATCTGGGGGAATTGGCCCCACCGGAGCAGTACTTGCGGTCCGTGTGCGTGGATCGCTTCGGCCGCGTGTGGTGCGGCATCGGAACGCACGCTCGCTTGATTGTATACGACCCCGCCGACGGCTCCCGGCGAGAGGTTCTCCCGGAATCGTTTGCGGCCAGCTCGTGCGTCTACGCGCTCGCGCCATGCGGCCGCTACGTTGTGGCGCACGTATCCTTTGATGGTGTGTTGCTTGTGTTCGATGCAGAGCGCCAGGAGCTTGTGCGCACCGTTCCTAGACTGGAAGGCGATGAGGCATGGACGCTCGCCAGGAGCGGCCGGGACGACGTCATGTACATCACGTCCTGGCCATCGCTGCGCACGTTTCGTTACGACGTCGAGACGGGTGAGCGCACGCCTCTCCCGTTGCGGATGGACCAGATCAAGATCGTCGATGGAGACCGTTGGGTCCATGCAATAGACGACCAAGACTACGTCGTGTACGACCTGCAAGAAGAGCGGGAGACCTTTCGTAGCTCTCTTGTCCAGGGGGGAGACGGCATGGCCGTGTTCGCGCTGACCAACGGTCCCGACGGCAACGTTTATGGCGGCACGTACATCAACATGCATCTTTTCCACTGCGACACGGCTTCAGGCGCTCTTCAGGATCTGGGCAAGTTCAGCCGGTGGGCGGGGCAGGTGGATAGCATGAGTCTCGGCCGGGATGGACGCATTTACCTGGGCGCCTACGTCCATGCCGTAATCAGCGTGTACGACCCTGCCCTTCCGTGGAGGCCCGGCCGCGAACCCGATTCGAATCCGCGCGAGATCGGCCCACTGGGGAAAGGCCAGTACCGTACCCAGGCGAACTGCCTCGGACCGGACGGGCACCTCTACGTCGGCAGCATCCCCGCGTACAACAGCGCAGCCGCCGGCGCATTCAGCATCTGTGATCTGCGGACCGGTGCGAAAGACGTACGACTGAACGTCGTGCCGGGTGGCGCCGTCCACGCGTTGGTCTCCGACGAGCAGTATGTGTACGGCGCTGGCGGCGGCGAGTTCTTTGTGTACGACCCTGCCGCCGATGTCAAACGATTTTCCCTTACCCGTGCAGTGACCGCAATGGCGGTTCTCCGCGACGGTAAGGTATGTCTCTCCGGTAACGGAACGTTATGTGTATACGACCGCGAACGCAACGCTATCTCAGCGGACACAAACAACCCGGCAGGGGACTTCTCCCACATGTGCTCCGGCGCAAACGGAACGGCGTACGGAGTAAACGCCGGCCACATAGCCCGGGTCGGGCCTGACGGCGTATCGGTCGAGGTCCTCACCGACGAGGGCGGCACGTACATTGCCACTGACAGCAAGGGGCGCGTGTACTTCGCGCGAGGGCCGCGGCTTCTTCGCTGCACACCTCCCGAATCGCCCGGGAAGCCGTAA